The Tamandua tetradactyla isolate mTamTet1 chromosome 5, mTamTet1.pri, whole genome shotgun sequence genome window below encodes:
- the LOC143682563 gene encoding olfactory receptor 2B11-like, translating into MGQINKSHPVEFILLGFTDHPWLELPLFIILLITYPTAMIGNIFIILVSILDPHLHSPMYFFLTNLSFLDMCYTTSIVPQMLFNLGSSKKTISYMGCAIQLYFFHTMGGTECLLLAIMSLDRYVAICRPLHYTLIMNQHLCILLVSIVWLSGMTYAVSEASVTLQLPLCGLNKLDHVLCEIPVLIKTACGEKSANELTLSVVCIFLLAIPVCLILASYTCIGHAVFKMKTSEGRKKAFGTCSSHLIVVFLFYGPAISMYLQPPSSISRDQPKFMALFYGVVTPTLNPFIYTLRNKDVTGALGNLMRRIFTSK; encoded by the coding sequence ATGGGACAAATTAACAAAAGTCACCCTGTAGAGTTTATTCTACTAGGCTTCACAGACCATCCTTGGCTAGAGCTTCCTCTATTCATTATTCTTCTCATAACATACCCTACAGCCATGATTGGAAATATCTTCATCATCCTGGTATCTATATTAGACCCCCATCTTCACAgccccatgtatttcttcctcacCAATCTCTCCTTTTTGGATATGTGTTATACTACAAGCATTGTCCCACAGATGCTATTTAATCTTGGAAGCTCTAAGAAGACCATCAGCTATATGGGTTGTGCAATTCAGCTTTATTTCTTCCACACAATGGGGGGAACAGAATGTCTACTCTTAGCTATTATGTCCTTGgatcgctatgtggccatctgcaggcctctccattacaccctTATCATGAATCAGCACCTCTGCATTTTATTAGTGTCCATTGTGTGGCTGAGTGGAATGACATATGCTGTCTCAGAGGCTTCTGTTACACTGCAGTTGCCACTCTGTGGTCTCAATAAACTGGATCATGTGTTGTGTGAGATTCCTGTTCTGATAAAGACAGCCTGTGGAGAGAAGAGTGCTAATGAACTCACACTCTCAGTTGTGTGCATTTTTCTGTTAGCCATTCCAGTATGCTTAATTCTTGCATCCTATACCTGCATTGGACATGCTGTATTTAAGATGAAAACTTCTGAGGGAAGGAAAAAGGCCTTTGGCACATGTTCTTCTCATCTTATTGTTGTTTTCCTATTTTATGGCCCAGCCATTAGCATGTACCTTCAGCCTCCCTCATCCATCTCAAGAGACCAGCCCAAGTTCATGGCTCTCTTTTATGGAGTGGTGACACCTACACTCAACCCCTTCATTTACACCCTTAGGAATAAGGATGTGACGGGAGCACTAGGCAACCTAATGAGAAGGATATTCACTTCCAAGTGA